Proteins from a genomic interval of Fibrobacterota bacterium:
- a CDS encoding ThuA domain-containing protein, translating to MSKYLAALGLAACLWAPSSAAYGPVRSNLKRALIYFYNYAGDHTNTPDWCGYLMKLGAAHGITIDTTRNPSNFTTANLSNYQAVVLFNAYLIGQSMSQTQKDALHDWYKQNRGIACFHQCVKNSWGGASPNWYDSLMGGHYIKAAGFGTGPVYVEPAVAGSDLAMNSDSTPVAAGTSMKWNDEWYTYDGTPVLPDTKLMWTTKTGDHSFTFVLPGTVQPMAWARTTNGGRFVLNSMYHTSDLMQTTDAALKKFHDGAFLGAMRWVAGYTGCTDPSKPGYNPQATHNDPNVCATTSVIDVRMPSRDVPGEAGRVRVSFAGQGEHVLDVYDSRGRKVFFVRGRGPREYGLDALAPGMYHLRARAGMESFNRSFLIL from the coding sequence ATGAGCAAATATCTCGCGGCGCTGGGCTTGGCCGCCTGCCTCTGGGCTCCTTCATCGGCGGCGTACGGTCCTGTCCGATCCAACCTCAAGCGGGCGCTGATCTACTTCTATAATTACGCGGGCGATCATACCAATACCCCGGACTGGTGCGGTTACCTGATGAAGCTGGGGGCGGCCCATGGCATCACCATCGACACCACGCGCAATCCTTCGAACTTCACCACCGCGAACCTATCCAACTACCAGGCGGTCGTCCTCTTCAATGCCTATCTCATCGGCCAGAGCATGTCCCAGACCCAGAAGGATGCGCTCCACGATTGGTATAAGCAGAACCGCGGAATCGCATGCTTCCATCAATGCGTGAAGAATAGTTGGGGCGGCGCTTCGCCTAATTGGTACGATAGCCTCATGGGAGGGCATTACATCAAGGCCGCCGGTTTCGGCACCGGCCCGGTATACGTGGAACCGGCGGTGGCCGGGAGCGATCTGGCCATGAACAGCGATTCCACGCCGGTGGCGGCGGGCACCAGCATGAAATGGAACGATGAATGGTATACCTACGACGGGACCCCCGTGTTGCCCGATACCAAGTTGATGTGGACCACCAAGACCGGGGACCATAGCTTCACTTTCGTCCTGCCGGGAACCGTCCAGCCCATGGCCTGGGCGCGCACGACCAACGGGGGCCGCTTCGTCCTCAACTCCATGTACCATACCAGCGATCTGATGCAGACCACCGACGCGGCCTTGAAAAAGTTCCACGACGGGGCCTTCCTGGGCGCGATGCGATGGGTGGCGGGATATACGGGATGCACCGATCCTTCCAAGCCGGGCTATAATCCCCAGGCTACGCATAACGATCCGAACGTCTGCGCGACCACTAGCGTTATCGATGTCCGAATGCCTTCTCGCGATGTCCCCGGAGAGGCCGGGCGCGTGCGCGTTTCCTTCGCGGGGCAGGGGGAACATGTCCTCGACGTATACGACTCCCGCGGGCGCAAGGTCTTCTTCGTGAGGGGTAGGGGGCCTCGGGAGTACGGTCTCGATGCGCTCGCTCCTGGCATGTACCACCTGCGCGCCCGCGCGGGAATGGAATCCTTCAACCGCAGCTTTTTGATCCTCTAA
- a CDS encoding helix-turn-helix domain-containing protein — protein MANPVLLPFPKPPAARPQDAQPNEPTFKYVEVLKTRRKRDHRHPQVEILLVKSGSGTWIIGESLGEFRQGDLFILGSGVAHSFFPSPGAKEEIRALVLHFQPEAMRKTLSGFPEFHGFEAFLSAARRGLRAGSATRAAVLPLIRRMGELPPASPRRLGVFLSAMAELASADDLVSVGGPLVSAGPGGGLDEKLDRVCKLIQASLVNPLSQAAVAGRIGMSPAGFSRWFKLRIGKPYTEYINEARIDLVCRALIESDRDISHVAGECGFTAGSHFHKLFKACKGVSPSEYRRLARAE, from the coding sequence ATGGCCAACCCCGTTCTCCTGCCCTTCCCGAAACCGCCCGCGGCCCGTCCCCAGGATGCGCAGCCCAACGAGCCTACCTTCAAATACGTCGAGGTCCTCAAGACCCGGAGGAAGCGCGATCACCGCCATCCGCAGGTGGAGATCCTTTTGGTCAAATCGGGAAGCGGCACTTGGATCATCGGCGAGTCCCTGGGCGAATTCCGCCAAGGCGATCTCTTCATCCTGGGTTCGGGCGTAGCCCATTCGTTTTTCCCTTCGCCGGGCGCGAAGGAGGAGATCCGGGCCTTGGTCCTGCATTTCCAACCGGAAGCGATGCGGAAAACGTTATCCGGCTTCCCGGAATTCCATGGCTTCGAGGCTTTCCTATCGGCCGCGCGCAGGGGCTTGCGCGCGGGAAGCGCGACCCGCGCCGCCGTCCTCCCCTTGATCCGCCGCATGGGGGAGCTGCCGCCCGCATCGCCGCGCCGACTGGGTGTATTCCTCTCGGCCATGGCGGAACTGGCATCCGCCGATGACCTGGTCTCGGTGGGCGGACCGCTGGTTTCCGCCGGTCCGGGAGGCGGCCTGGACGAAAAGCTGGATCGGGTATGCAAACTGATCCAAGCCAGCCTGGTGAACCCCCTTTCGCAAGCCGCCGTGGCGGGCCGGATCGGCATGTCGCCAGCGGGCTTCAGCCGGTGGTTCAAGCTGCGCATCGGGAAGCCTTATACGGAATACATCAACGAGGCGCGCATCGATCTGGTCTGCCGCGCCCTCATCGAATCCGACCGGGACATCTCCCATGTCGCAGGCGAATGCGGCTTCACGGCGGGCAGCCACTTCCACAAGCTATTCAAGGCCTGCAAGGGCGTTTCGCCCTCGGAATACCGCCGCCTCGCGCGCGCGGAGTAG